The Mangrovimonas cancribranchiae nucleotide sequence TTGCATCGGCTATTAATCGTGTAATGCAAGGCCCAGGAGCGAACGATTATTATGCTGCTGCAGTATATTATTTAGAAGAAGGTAAAGATATAAAACAAGCGAAACAATGGATAGATAAAGCTATATCTATGGTAGATAAACCACAATTTTGGCAATATAGAAAGCAGGCTTTAATTTATGCTGAAGCTGGTGATAAAAAAGGAGCAATAAAGGCCGCAAAGAAATCTTTAAAAGGTGCTGAAGAAGCTGGAAATGCCGATTATGTAAAGATGAATACCGATTCTTTAAAAGCATGGGGAGCCATGTAGTAAAATCTATTTGATAGATTGAATTGACCAAAAAAAAGCGCGCTACTAAAATTAGTAGCGCATTTTTTTTATTAATAGTTTAAATTAATTTTTTTTCTAACGGAATCTAAAGTGGTGATTAGCGTTTTGCTGAATTCAAAAGGCATAATATTGCTTTCCGTTTTTCCTTCGCGAATAAGTTGATTAAAATGGCGTGTTTCAAAACTATATCCTATGGTATTGTAACCAAAATCTAAAATTTCTTCTATTCCATTTTGGGGTAATAAAGTAACTGTTGACGGTTCGTGAAAACGTCCATTTATTTTAATAATACCTTGTTCGCAATAAAAGGTTGCCGACGTTTCAGTTTCTTCAAGTAAAGTACTTTTTAAACTAGCTCTTACATTATTTGGGTATTGAAAAACCATATGGCAAGAAGCATCCGATCCATTATCAAAAAATGTAGCCGAAGCTTCAATATTTTGTGGATTTCCTAATGTTGATAAGGCTGCAAAAATAGGGTAGATACCAATATCTAATAAGCTACCTCCGCCAAGGGCTTTTTTTATTACTCGTGAATTTTCATCATATTCAGGTTGAAATCCAAAATCGGCTTCCATTTTTAAAAGCTTTCCAAAATGGTTTTTTTGCAAAAGATTTTGAACATGTTGATAATGTGGTAAAAAAGCTGTCCAAAGCGCTTCCATTAATAAGGTATTATTGGCTTTTGCAGTAGCAATCATTTCAGAAACTTCCTCAAGATTCATAGCAAAAGGCTTTTCACACAATACAGCAATACCTTTTTTTAGGCACATAATGGTATTTTCTTTATGAAACACGTGCGGTGTTGCTATGTAAACAGCATCGATTGTAGCGTCGTTAGCTAACGCTTCGTAAGAACTATATGCTTTTGTTGCTTGATAGGATTTAGCAAACTCATTAGCCTTATCTTGGCTTCTAGATGCCACAGCATAAATTTTGGCATCGGTTAGTGTAGATAAGTCTTTAGCAAATTTATGGGCAATTTTACCAAGCCCAATAATTCCCCAGTTTATCGTTTTGTTAGTGTTCATTTTTAAAGTTTAAAGATTGAATTAATATAGCCAATGCAATAACTAAAATACAGCCAAATAAATTTAGCCATAGGTATGGCATCCAATTAAACCACCAGCCAATTATAACGATGATTTGTGTTATTATTGCAGCTGTGAAAACAGCATTTCCACGTATTTTTTTAAAGAAAAATGCGAGCAAGAAAATACCAAGAACATTACCGTAAAAAATGGAGCCAATAATATTTACTAATTGAATTAAATTATCGGCTAAATAAGCTACGCAGGCCACAATAATAGCAAGAATACCCCAACTTAAGGTAAACCATTTAGTGGCTTTAACATAGTGTTTTTCGTCCTTGTTTTGAGCGTAATTACGCTTGTATAAGTCTAATGCTGTAGTTGATGCTAAAGCATTTAACTCGCTAGCTGTACTTGACATGGCGGCACTTAGAATAACAGCTAATAAAAGGCCAATAAGTCCGCGAGGTAAATTATTTAATATAAAATGAATGAACACATAGTCCTTATCATTAGTCTCTACATCTACTATTTTTTCTTGAGCAGCTTGTTCTATTAATGTTTTTGCAGCCTCACGATTAGCTTCAGATTGTTTATTTAATTCTTGAATGTCTTTGGTTAATGCTACATTATTAGTTTTTATATAGTCCGTTATTAAGGTTTGCTTTTCTTTAAAAATGGCTGTTTGCTCATTTTCAAGAGCTTTGTAATCTTCAGCATAGGCAGAATTTAAAATAGTCTGTTGTGCTGATGGATTAAAATTAATAGGAGAGACATTGAATTGGTAAAATACAAATACCATAACGCCAACCAACAGAATAAAAAATTGCATAGGGACTTTTAAAAGGCCATTAAAAATTAAGCCCATTTGCATTTCTTTGACTGATTTTCCAGAAAGATAGCGTTGCACTTGACTTTGGTCGGTACCAAAATAGGAGAGAGCTAAAAAAGTTCCACCAATTAAACCGCTCCAAACGGTATAACGATTTTCAAAATCAAAAGAAAAATCTAAAATATCCATCTTACCACTTACGCCAGCAATATCTAGAGCATTTGAGAACGTAATATTTTCTGGTAGATAGCTAAATATCAAGAAAAAAGCAATAAACATTCCAGTGAAAATCACAGCCATTTGATATTTTTGAGTAACGCTTACCGCTTTGGTACCGCCTGAAACGGTATAAATGATAACTAAAATACCAATAATAATATTGAGATAGGTTAAATTCCAACCCAAAACAGCCGATAAAATAATAGCAGGTGCATAAATAGTAATTCCAGCAGCTAAGCCTCTTTGAATCAGGAATAAAATAGCTGTTAAACTTCGTGTTTTTAAATCGAATCTATTTTCTAAAAACTCATAAGCTGTGTAAACTTTTAAACGATGGTATATAGGAATAAATACCATACAAATAGTAATCATAGCTAATGGTACGCCAAAATAAAATTGTACAAACCCCATACCATCATGAAAGGCTTGTCCTGGTGTAGACAAAAATGTAATAGCACTAGCCTGAGTAGCCATTACAGATAAACCAATGGTCCACCATTTCGAGCTATTACCGCCACGTACATAATCTTGTACGTTTTTGCTTCCGCGAGTTTTCAAAGTGCCATAACCAACAATTGTAAACAGAGTTCCTATTAATACAACCCAATCGAGTAGTTCCATATTAAAAAGCTTGCATTAAAAGGAAGAATAGTACAATATAAATAGCGTTGGCCACTAAAACTAAAGTGTAAAGCTTAGACCATTTTTCTTTGGGTTGCTGCGCCATTTTTAGTCGTTTAAGGTTTGCGTGTTATTGTTGGCTTCTTTTCCTAAAGATAACATGTTGGCAAATAATCTGTAAGCGCCAGATACGCCAGCAGGAAATTCTCTAAAGAAACTTAAACCTGTATATATATAGTAGCCTTTACCGTATTGCGTTACTAGTAAACTTCCTTTTTTTGCCGACTCACCTTTATCATGCATAGATAGAATAGGTGTAAAGTGTTTGTCCCATTTGTTAGGGAAATATAAGCCGCGTTCTTGTGTCCAGCCTTCAAAGTCGTTTTGAGTAATATTATTTGGGTAATTTAATATTGGATGTTCGGGTTTTAAAAGGGTTACTTTTGCAAACTCATCGGTAACACGATCGCGTGACAATTCTAATTTATATGGTGCTAGTTGTTGTGTTTTAAGTCGGTGACTAGTATTGTATTGTACAATCATATTGCCACCTTGTTTAACAAAATTAAATAATGCTTGTTGTTTAAATTTTAATTCTTCAACGGTATTATATGCACGAATACCAATAACAACTGCATCGAAACTTGAAAGGTTTTCAAGGGAAATATCTTCGGGAGCAAGTGTTACAACGTTGTATCCTATTTGCTGTAAACTTTCTGGAACAACATCGCCAGCGCCTTCAATGTAAGCTATATTTTCACCAATTTTTTTAATGTCTAGTTTTACAACTTTACTTTCGCTGGGTAATAAAACGGTTTGAAAAGGAATATGATTATAATCAATTTCAATCAGTTCTTTAGTGTAAAATGTATCATCAATATTAACCATTGGCGAAATAAATCCTTCACTTTGATATTTTGGAGGAACTACTGTAAAAGTTACTGTTTGTTCTTCGCCTTTGTGCGATAAGCTGATGTTTTGTTTTTTAGGGTAAACCTGCCAATCTTTAGGATGTGCTATTTGTACAAAACCTTCTAAATTATCTTTTTCAGCTTTAATAATAACTGGAATTTCTTTTTCTTCATTGGTATTAAAAATGATAACTTTTTCATCAATTTTTGCCGAAACCACTGGTACAATTTCAAAAGGTTTGTAGACTTCGCCTTTTACAGGGTCGTTGTATTTGTAAACAACAGGTTTTGTAAATGAAATAGGCGTATTTTCTATATATAAATTAAAAGTAACGTTAAAAACTCTTGGTGTTTCTGGATTACCAGTTACGTTAATATCATCAACTTTATACATACCTAAACTACCTTTTTGTGTTAACCAATATGGTGTAGTTGGCGCTTGGTTTTTAGGAATGTTTAGTTTTTCTTCAAACTGAAAAGAGGTGTTGTTTGTTAAGTTAATATTTTTTGAAACTTGATGGTTTTCTGTGTTATAGCTAACTAATGTAATGGCATTTTGACTACGGTTAATGGTTTCTATATTTAAGTCAATAGTTTCTCCAGCTGTCGCCAAATTTGTGTTCGCAACTGCTTCCAGATATAACCCAGAACAAGCAGCAATAATATGCTTAATTTCTTTAGTTTTTAGAGCTTTCCAATGAGCATCTTCTAGATTTTGAATGTGCTTATAAGCTTCAATTAATTTAGGAACAGAGGCCGAAGGGTTTGTAAAGTCGAAGTCGTCTTCAACTTGTTTTAAAATAGCTCCAATAGTTTTTCCGCCTTTTACACGGTTCCAAGAGGTATCGATACCTTCAAACACATTATTAGTGGAAGGCATATCTCCTTTAATTAACTCGATATATTCCATTTGCTTACCACGAGTTCCTGTATTTCCAAATCCTTGTGATTTGTGTTGGCTTCGGCTTAATGAAGCGATTTCAGAGTTACTTAAACCTAATTCAGGGTAATAGGTTCCTATATCAATGGAAAGCATTTCAGATTTGTCTGCTTTATCAAATTTCTCTTGACTACCATAAAACCACCAAGAGGTATTAAAAAACACCCGTTTGGGTTGCCAAGTTGACGTTATATCAAGGTGTTTTGGATATTTTTCAGGATTGTTTGCTATATCAAAAGCTTCAATACTTAACATAGCCGAGGTGGTATGATGCCCATGAGTTCTACCTGGGCTTCTGTGATCAAATCTATTTATAATAACATCTGGCTTAAATTGTCTAATAGCTAAAACAACATCGCTTAAAACCTCATTTTTATTCCAAATATCTAAGGTTTCGTCCGGGTGTTTGGAATAACCAAAATCGTTGGCACGTGTAAAACGTTGTTCGCCACCATCTATGGCTCTAGCAGTAAGTAGTTCTTGTGTTCTGATGACGCCTAAAAGTTCACGGATTTCTGGACCAATAAGGTTTTGGCCACCATCGCCACGAGTTAAAGACAAGTAGCCTGTTCTAGCATGAATATTGTTTGAGAAATAGGAGATAAGACGCGTATTTTCATCGTCTGGGTGTGCTGCTAAATACAATACAGATCCCAGAAAATTAAGCTTTTTAATATCTTGGTAAATCTCTGATGCATTAGGTTTTTGGGGGTGTTGAGCTGCAACGTTTAATGTAGTTAAAACGAAAATTAACGTGAGTAGGCGTAACAGTTTTGTCATAGTTAGTGTTTTTCAGCGTTAAATATAAAAAGAAAACCAGCGGTTAGGCTGGTTTTAAAATTTCTTTAACGTAAAGTTTAAAGCCATTTTTTTCTTCTAAAATAGTATATCATTCCTAGAAATATGATAATCATAATCCCCCAAACAATATAGTAGGCATTGTTATAATGAAGCTCTGGCATATTGTCGAAATTCATACCGTAAATTCCCGCAATAAATGTTAATGGAATAAAAATGGTAGCTATTATGGTTAGTACTTTCATAACTTCGTTCATGCGATTACTTATGTTGGTCATGTAGAGGTCCATTAAACTCCAAATCATTTCACGATATATATCGATAGTATCGGATAATTGGATAATATGATCGTAAATATCGCGGTAGAATTGTATGGTTTTTTTCTGAATAAATTTTGTTTCGCTTTTTTCAATTCTATTAATAATTTCGCGAAGTGGAAAAATAGCGCGACGTACTTTTAGAAGTTCTTTTTTTAAGTTAAGAACTTGCTGGCTTATGTTATCGGCGGCGGCACCTTCAAAAAGGACATCTTCAATATCTTCAATTTTATTGCCTAAAGTTTCCGATACAATATAATAATGATCGACTATGGCATCTATTAAAGCATATAATAAATAATCTGAACTAGAGGTTCTTATACGACCTTTCCCGTTACGTATACGTTCTCTAACTGTATCGAAAACATCGCCCTCCGATTCTTGAAAAGTGAGTACGTAGTTTTCTCCCATAATAAAGCTTACTTGCTCTATAACAACATCTTCATTGGTGTTATAGTAAAGCATTTTTAATGAAATAAAAATGTAATCGTCGTATTCGTCAATTTTTGGGCGTTGCGAGGTGTTTACAATATCTTCTAAAATTAAAGGGTGAAGATTGTAGTGTGTTCCTATTTTTTCAATTTCATCAATGTGGTTTAAGCCGTTAAGGTTTATCCAAGTAATGGTGTTTGACGCTTTATACTTAAAGGCTTCTTCAACATTTTTTAATTCGGCTTCAATGGCTTGTTCGGAATTGTAATCAAAAGATTCAATAAAGAGTTTTTCAGATATTTTATCGCCAGTGTAAACAATAGCGCCGGGAACTTGCCCAACATGTTTTTTGTATTTAGAGGTACGTTTTTTGCCCATAATTTACTAAAAGTACATAATTTTTATAACGCATCATGACCATCGTTGTAACTATTTGTAATGGCGTCTTTTTTTAGTAATGTTACTGGTTTTTGTAAAATAAGGTTGTTGGGGTAGGTTACTAAGTCGCCATTGTCTAAGCGTAAATGGAGTTGAAAAGCGCCAATATCTTCAATAATAGCTTTAATAGGGAAATCTTTGTCATGTATTTCTATTTTATCACCCACTTTATAAGGGAAATTAAAAAACATGATAATACCCGAAGTAATGTTGCTTAAAATAGACCAAACAGCAAATAAACCAATACCTATAACGGCAAAAACCGAAGAAAAAACCAAGGCAATGTCTTTAAATTCGGTGCCAAAAATAATAGTCTCAATTAAAAGCGCAATTAATAGAAGCGTTACCGTGACATAGCGGTTTATTAAATGAATACGCGCATCGTTTATGCCGCTTTTTTTTCCAATTTTATTTATAGTGACTCGTGTTAAAAAACGGATAATTAATAAAAAGGTAAT carries:
- a CDS encoding Gfo/Idh/MocA family oxidoreductase, producing MNTNKTINWGIIGLGKIAHKFAKDLSTLTDAKIYAVASRSQDKANEFAKSYQATKAYSSYEALANDATIDAVYIATPHVFHKENTIMCLKKGIAVLCEKPFAMNLEEVSEMIATAKANNTLLMEALWTAFLPHYQHVQNLLQKNHFGKLLKMEADFGFQPEYDENSRVIKKALGGGSLLDIGIYPIFAALSTLGNPQNIEASATFFDNGSDASCHMVFQYPNNVRASLKSTLLEETETSATFYCEQGIIKINGRFHEPSTVTLLPQNGIEEILDFGYNTIGYSFETRHFNQLIREGKTESNIMPFEFSKTLITTLDSVRKKINLNY
- a CDS encoding sodium:solute symporter, giving the protein MELLDWVVLIGTLFTIVGYGTLKTRGSKNVQDYVRGGNSSKWWTIGLSVMATQASAITFLSTPGQAFHDGMGFVQFYFGVPLAMITICMVFIPIYHRLKVYTAYEFLENRFDLKTRSLTAILFLIQRGLAAGITIYAPAIILSAVLGWNLTYLNIIIGILVIIYTVSGGTKAVSVTQKYQMAVIFTGMFIAFFLIFSYLPENITFSNALDIAGVSGKMDILDFSFDFENRYTVWSGLIGGTFLALSYFGTDQSQVQRYLSGKSVKEMQMGLIFNGLLKVPMQFFILLVGVMVFVFYQFNVSPINFNPSAQQTILNSAYAEDYKALENEQTAIFKEKQTLITDYIKTNNVALTKDIQELNKQSEANREAAKTLIEQAAQEKIVDVETNDKDYVFIHFILNNLPRGLIGLLLAVILSAAMSSTASELNALASTTALDLYKRNYAQNKDEKHYVKATKWFTLSWGILAIIVACVAYLADNLIQLVNIIGSIFYGNVLGIFLLAFFFKKIRGNAVFTAAIITQIIVIIGWWFNWMPYLWLNLFGCILVIALAILIQSLNFKNEH
- a CDS encoding PIG-L family deacetylase, with the protein product MTKLLRLLTLIFVLTTLNVAAQHPQKPNASEIYQDIKKLNFLGSVLYLAAHPDDENTRLISYFSNNIHARTGYLSLTRGDGGQNLIGPEIRELLGVIRTQELLTARAIDGGEQRFTRANDFGYSKHPDETLDIWNKNEVLSDVVLAIRQFKPDVIINRFDHRSPGRTHGHHTTSAMLSIEAFDIANNPEKYPKHLDITSTWQPKRVFFNTSWWFYGSQEKFDKADKSEMLSIDIGTYYPELGLSNSEIASLSRSQHKSQGFGNTGTRGKQMEYIELIKGDMPSTNNVFEGIDTSWNRVKGGKTIGAILKQVEDDFDFTNPSASVPKLIEAYKHIQNLEDAHWKALKTKEIKHIIAACSGLYLEAVANTNLATAGETIDLNIETINRSQNAITLVSYNTENHQVSKNINLTNNTSFQFEEKLNIPKNQAPTTPYWLTQKGSLGMYKVDDINVTGNPETPRVFNVTFNLYIENTPISFTKPVVYKYNDPVKGEVYKPFEIVPVVSAKIDEKVIIFNTNEEKEIPVIIKAEKDNLEGFVQIAHPKDWQVYPKKQNISLSHKGEEQTVTFTVVPPKYQSEGFISPMVNIDDTFYTKELIEIDYNHIPFQTVLLPSESKVVKLDIKKIGENIAYIEGAGDVVPESLQQIGYNVVTLAPEDISLENLSSFDAVVIGIRAYNTVEELKFKQQALFNFVKQGGNMIVQYNTSHRLKTQQLAPYKLELSRDRVTDEFAKVTLLKPEHPILNYPNNITQNDFEGWTQERGLYFPNKWDKHFTPILSMHDKGESAKKGSLLVTQYGKGYYIYTGLSFFREFPAGVSGAYRLFANMLSLGKEANNNTQTLND
- the corA gene encoding magnesium/cobalt transporter CorA, with amino-acid sequence MGKKRTSKYKKHVGQVPGAIVYTGDKISEKLFIESFDYNSEQAIEAELKNVEEAFKYKASNTITWINLNGLNHIDEIEKIGTHYNLHPLILEDIVNTSQRPKIDEYDDYIFISLKMLYYNTNEDVVIEQVSFIMGENYVLTFQESEGDVFDTVRERIRNGKGRIRTSSSDYLLYALIDAIVDHYYIVSETLGNKIEDIEDVLFEGAAADNISQQVLNLKKELLKVRRAIFPLREIINRIEKSETKFIQKKTIQFYRDIYDHIIQLSDTIDIYREMIWSLMDLYMTNISNRMNEVMKVLTIIATIFIPLTFIAGIYGMNFDNMPELHYNNAYYIVWGIMIIIFLGMIYYFRRKKWL
- a CDS encoding mechanosensitive ion channel family protein; this encodes MFFETYKSELIQSVIIITFLLIIRFLTRVTINKIGKKSGINDARIHLINRYVTVTLLLIALLIETIIFGTEFKDIALVFSSVFAVIGIGLFAVWSILSNITSGIIMFFNFPYKVGDKIEIHDKDFPIKAIIEDIGAFQLHLRLDNGDLVTYPNNLILQKPVTLLKKDAITNSYNDGHDAL